A stretch of DNA from Montipora foliosa isolate CH-2021 chromosome 4, ASM3666993v2, whole genome shotgun sequence:
TGAAAGTGCTATACAGGTAGGCTATATACAACAATAATTAAATACAGTAACATGATAACAATGATTTCTTGGCTTGAGTAAAATGCCTCAGTGATGCTATATAGAATTACTATATTATCTCTTTTACAGATAATGTACATAAAATAAACCATTAACTCTGCACAAGAATAATGTATATTATGATAATTGCCACATGCTTCACTATTGGCGGTGATTATTTTTTCATATTACTGCTTGTTTTGTCATATTGTTGCCAAactttgagcattaaacagcgcCTAACTCCAAgacacaatattattattgaaggTTTGCATCTGATGTCACgtcagccatgttggtgtccggAACAATGCGTTGttatgtcttttgggaatttggctataattattatgcaaaatttgtggcgccattttctattgttctgcacaccaacatggccgtctcatcacgtggaagCAAACCAAGAATTGCAGTTATTTGTACACAATGATTTGACCTCATGACCACAACAAAAAAGTCAaaacaagtttgaaaaaagaCTTTTGCGGTAAGACCATCTAGACAATGAAAGATTTTGTGGACAAGTTGCGAAAGAAACTTATGCTGTGCCAAAGTGTGAGTCAAACACTTAACTGGCCTTGGTAAAAAAACTTGGCAAGCCTTTACAATAGAAAATTTGAATTCACTTCATAGCTGTTTATGGTTCCAGGGTGTACAGGTGATGCCTTGGTGACATTCATTTTTAATTAGTTGTGGTTGAAACAGCATGGTCCCTTCAACAAACAGAACACAACCTTGAGGCAGTTTCTTCAAGGATAATTTGTATTATTACTACAATGTTTTACTTACTGCGATTTTTATAATTCTGTAGAATCTCACCATCAAGCACAAAACAccaaactgcattttggcttccatcaatcaaatttccaaacATAGCTGGGAAGATTGACTCtgcctccggaaagtgaattaCAGTTTTTGCTTAGTTCACAGCTTGAATACCATTATGACatctttttagaggttcttcagtaaaaGGATTTGTgcagattccatcgctttccacTGGTGTCAAGTTCAAATGTACCATGgaaaccaaagatgctgattggtaggttatgtcacATATCAATGATTTTGGCATCCATGGTTTCGGGTCACCTTTTGGCATGGCGTCAAAAGTTTGaatgatggaagccaaaacgcagtttggccatTGGTGCTTGAAGATGAGATTACGGAGAATTATTAAAATCGCAGTAACTGGATAAAGGTTATCCAAAAAATGATAATTTGAAAAGGGAATGGTTTTGCTGAATGTTTTAAATACTTTAGGACTTTGCAATGGGTCTGTGGCCAAAATACCATGTTCCAACACAAAATTTCATTTAATCAGTTATCGGGAGCAGATTAAACAAAACTACACTATTCATTTACCTATAAAAATTGCGATAAGACATTCttccaaaaatttaaaaagctaaaaactgctaccctgcaagcagagtctcCTTTTACCTTCATCGGCAAGAGAAGGAAATACAAATGGAGGCGCTGCTTGCTGGGTACTTCTGGTATACCTTTTCCAATGTGTTACAGGATACAAAACTTTGGCAATCGCGAAACATCACACTGAAGTACACCACAGAAGTGATATAAATATCACTATATAAATATCAATATAGCCAATTCAAGATTCTGACAAAGTGACTATAAAGCAAGATTGATTGTTTActgtttgaaatgcttttcatcatGAAACTCAAACCTAATTTGAATGTCCACACAGACTCCATACATGCAAAACTTTTCGTTTAgcttataattattaatattttccttttttcacctATTGTTCATCTTAGTATTAATTTATGGCTCCTAGTTTTCTGACTTGACAGTGACTTTATGGTCACATCAAAATGTTGTCGACTTTTTATTCAGGTTTAAGGTTTACGAAATGTTTTTCAAGAATGTCGTATTGCAATTTGATATAGTTTAATGTTCCCAAGTCACTCCTTTGTATACACGTTACTCCTAGTCCAAAATGAAGGGGCACATTGAATGGTTTGAATATTCCTATTCTAAACAGTCTTGAAAGAATGTTTCCTTAGTTACCTCAGTCTAATTTTCATTTAACACTGACATCCAGAAACCTATAAACATTTTCTTTAGCAAAAAAATCACtagagaaaaaaatgcatgcaagaAAATTTAGACTTTAAGAATTCAACTGAAAAGAGGTCATTCTAAATCAAAAGCTCATTGTTATACTAATGATGAAAAGGCAACcttctgtctgtctgtctgtcatATTTCACTTAAACTCCAGACTAGAACTTGTTTGCTGATATTCCCTCTTCAGGTGCTCCTCATTCTAAGTTCATTATGGGTGTTATGTTTCCTCAACATAATTCCTTCCATTATTGctctttcttttctccttttccaTCTTCCTCTTCAGTTTCAGATTCGTCATATGCTTGATGTTTCTCATCAGGTTTTAGAAGTCTTCCTACCATGTCGTATTTCTCCATAAACTGTGTTTCCCATTCGCGCAGTGAATCCATCTGCATACTATTCAAGTCGGACAAATCATCACATTCAGCCTTAACAGCATCAGGTCCAACAGAAAATGTTGCAAGACCTCTGCTTGCATCATGTCCCGCAAAGACACTGTAAGGTCCTCCTATAAAAGAAAGTGCTGCCCAGTTAAGTAAAGAATGGAGCAGCAATCAGATAAGTGCTGAAAggctaaaataaaatttttacttaggccaatcacaacaaatgctgacaacaacaacaacaacaacaacaacaacaacatcaataataataataataataataataataataataataaataatgaaaaaccaacacttgaTTTGTTctaatttcagttgatttttagTCTCCACAATGAGTAGAGCACTTGCACTTGGCTAAGAAACCTTGagacttaacccattgactcccaggggttccccattgacgagtaaaatcgtctggcgttagacagagcaaaatactaagtctggccggtttaggccgtcaaagggttaatggtgattaattaattaaatcactttctgaaagctcaggaaagcaaactgccattttcacacaagaggTGCAGCAGTTCCTCAGGAATGAACatttatttgtaggcagttatttgcagtgGTGCACGTATTTCACATGGTGGGTTCTCAGCcattgaaaaggaaggaaaaatacaTGGAATGATAATGTTTTTTATACACTTTGAAAAGACGGAACAAGAGGTCAAAGTTTGATCCatgaccgagcaatgaaggagaatgggttAATACCAGGTTTGACTGGATcgttgttttcaaagaactatcacAATGCCAACAATCCATGACGTACAACCagcattaacccattgactcctgggagtgagacctTTACAGATTttatactctgtctaacgccagacgattttactcatcaactgtcAGAGCACAGCGGCTCTCTGTACATGTAAAATTTGTTGACGGAATTAAGAGACAGTTTTTGAATTTTCCTAAAATGCGTATTATTCGCGATCAAGAAAATTGATCGCAGGAACAAGAAAGATAACCACTAAAGTGGAGGAAAAGAGTTTTTATAAAACTCGGATTTGGTGAGGCAACGATGCGTGAAAGTGCAACGATTTTAATTTAAATGAGTAAGCTTGACTCAATTAATTAAGGTTGAGTTTaatgaatgaaaaagaaaacaatgaaatggccCACGTTGCAAGTCATTGCGCTAAAATGAAGTTAAACCGTTTGAAAAGGGCCTGCATTGTTCGAATTTTCAAAGATTTTCAGATGCGCTTTGGTAAAATCGCGCTTGTTTGTTTATgttaatttttccaaaaaacGACGTTCAAGGTATCGCCACACATTTACTTGCCAGTCAACGATTTCTACAAGTTTAAATCTAAACGAAGGTGTGACCAGCGATCAAAGCCATTTCCAATGAAAACGATGAAACACAAATCTCGCAGACCACCGAACCATCAAAACAATCTGTCGACGCGAGTTTGAATTTGAAGAAGACATCGACATGAAACCAACATCATTTACGACGCTCACCTTTCGACCAACGAATCTATGGAAGAATTGAATCATTAACTTACCAGGACCATAGAAGTCTTTTCCACGGGTGACATCAAACACCTTGAAGTTTACAGCAAGGAGAACTCGCTTTTGCTTAACGCCATCGTATTCTAGCAACTCTTGGGGAGTGAAGTCGCGTTTCTTCATGGGCTCAAGCGGCTTTTCTCGGGGCGGGGGAGGCGGTTTGCGAAATCTGGACTGCACAAGCTTCCGAATAAAAATTACGATAACAAGGAGCCCAATGATTTGCACAGGGGAAGAAAGAGATTTAATAAAGTTTACGATCTCAGACACAGCCGATTCGAGGCCCATCTTGAGCAAAAAGACTTCATGGGGCCGCGTCAGTTTAAAGACCGCACTGACTTGTGGGTACTCTAGGTCACATGCTTCTTAGCGTGACAAACTGCAAAAAGTTCAAGTACGACCTTTGTGCACTGCAGTCAAAAAGCGGAATCATCGAATGATAAACCTTTTATTCTCACACCTTCGAAAGTAGATATACGAAACCCGAAACTTtgatattcagaaaaaaaaacctttgttcTTATCCTTGATTGAAATTCCCATCCCAGCAGTTAACCATTCAATTACCtgttgttcttttcttcttttaacaCGTGCTCAAGTCAACATGAAAAACACATTATTTATCATGAAAGGCTATTAGGGAATTGAAGAGGCTTTTTTTTACGTTTTCAAGAGGACTCTTAAAGCGCAAAGGCCAAGGGTCGGAAGCGATCTTGATGGGTTTCCAGAGAAAATGCAATGTCAATTGAGAAAAATTGAAATGCAAAGCAAATCTTTAATATTGCCATGTGAAAGCGCTATTCTGGTGCTCCAGAGCAAATTTGTTTTGAACTGAGTTGGAAACACCGACGTGGTTTTGTGTGACACCGGAATTTGCAACTCCCAAAACCATACTGATACGTCAGTTTTCAAACTCTCCGTTTTCATCGCGGTgaaaacgaggaaaaaaatgtttctgacCACTATTAATTTGCCCAATCCGCTCTAAAACGATTATACAGCTATTTTCGAAATTCTCTCACTTTTTTTAGTCTTTAAATATCATCGCTTTCTCAAGAGTCTATTGTTACCTATCCACTCTAATTCGTTTTCAAAACGCCCCAACGTCTTCGCTTTTAAGCTGGAGCGTTTTCAAGAGAGAGTACCCCTGTTTTGAAACCGGTTTCAAACGTCTTCGTTTTCACACATTCATAGCCTGCGTACCTTGTTACTTGTGGtagtagggagctttagcaacgacgacggtaACTGCAACGAGTACGTCATCTCGAAACTtaaattctcattattttaatcacttcacttcactattccaagttttttaatatGATAAAGGTGTAGCAGTTCCTCAGGAATGAAATCattatgagcggcgcttaatttaggggagaaaattaaaatttatcctcaacTGGTGACGTTCTTCATGAAACCTCAAATttctatttcacgttgttagagagctttagcaaagacaacggcgttggcaacgagaacgtcacaaatttgcatatttagtgggcaaaaacaatggcatagcacgccctgcacgtgcgtttgtCACTTTTGTTGATTCCTTTGCCGTTGTCAGCAAACCAACAACGTGGAAtagaaatttgaggttttatgaagaactttACCAgttgaggataaattttaattaagcgccgctcataatTAAGCTCAtaattaagcgccgctcataatGATTTCATTCCTGAGGAACTGCTACACCTTTACTGCCTTTATCatattaaaaaacttggaatagtcaTGAAGTGATtaaaataatgagaatttaagttttgagatgacgttctcgttgccaacgccgttgtctttgctaaagctctctattgttcGCAAGGAGAATGGGATCTGGGCGCTGTGAAATCATGCAGGCGCGCGGCAtttgcctctcgcgccaacaaacctccagctacgcaggctaagacAATCATCGCTTCTCTACTTTAAAGAATTCTGAGAATTGTGAACGTAGCTCACCTTTTCCCAAGCAGGAGTTGCATcaaactaagggcgcgttcttttggtgctattccggaataggaatacacggaatagacgGTATTTGTGTTCCTCGGGACCTATTCCGTTTCGGAATGAACGGAATAGTCATGCTGCTTCCGATAGCAGAATAAACGGAATGACCGGAATATGGCTCACTCCGATAGGCAGAATATGCGTTCTTTTGGGaaagttttggcgggaaatgatACGCGGCCGGCTGGTCGCCCGTCGGTGGCttgaaaattgtgaaaatttgAATGGAATAGCGATGAAAAATGTCTGCCATCGATGTGGGTGTGCTGGCCTCTAGTCTCTTCTGTTTCTTTACCGGTGCTAGAACAAGAAGAGCTGTCAGTTTGTGTTAATAAAAAAGTGCCTTTGCATGGTCAAAAGAAGTGACGTTGGCATCAATTGGTGTGTGCAAAAACTTCATTTAATTCGACATCAAGAAGAAGAGCACACGGGAACACATTTGCACTACGCAAAACACTCATAAGTACAAAAAATTCCTCGTCATATTCCCCCTTAAGGTTTTTAGCAAATGAAGCAAACCGAAAACTCCAGaaatccttcaaaaacaaaaaactggtACTTGCCATATTTCAACATTTCGTGTTCCAAACTTTCGAGAAACCTTTATCGCACGCAAGGGACACGCAAGgaacaccgcggcaaaatgagtgcgcaggcttgaGCCACGCGCGAATCGTCTCcacgcgcgagggactggtaccaattaaattgcaatagaaacaacagcgcggcaaaatggcggcaatttaaattctctgtgtttgttttcattttgcgatgataaggacaacactactttgataaggtttaaattttgaagagagcttcctgaaagactaaacttccgtgtgtcttttcaaaccaaaaaactatagttcaaaccaggagaattttaccttgcattcgagcgctacagcaaaaggacgaagttcgtaatgttattagtcgcgatggtctctgcgttggtaaacctctggggggaaaaactgtgcactgagaaggaaaacgacgggtaaacatctttgcaagggcaGAATGATAATTCCTTCTGCGAAGATGGCTTATGTTGCTCCTGTTGAATGAGGAAATCGTCAgtttgtttcattggaatcatttaaaagtgagaaaaaagcttaagttcttttcatgcccgcatcccactcattcggcaacttggataagtcacttacCTGCCCTCCAACctcatattttacaacactagttacttttacaagagcgaggcaataaaataaagaaaataagtcttaattttaagagatGATCgcaaaaagttttgaaactaagtataaatttgactccaatgctacttgatgtttcccttatacttggagtttggtagtggtccatcgttgaaaatatttttccagtattttccctgcagctggctggtaactgtaatttttttctccagctttgtcgatcaccttgtagagccttgctgggatgagggtggggagacatgagaatcatgtcatgcatgtgtttggaaaatactgatttcacttttgcatgcattgcaccagcaaaaatccagcctaaattttgcactgtgtgtaaagatactgagagaggaatgtaatcatacatgcagcaagactagaggcattctgcttgatactctaacattttattatgcacaactgatccagtttcactacttaaacaatagagtgtttctgtcgaggaactatcggctgatagttgccccgcggaaatttgatgttcttaaaacaaatatttgcccgagaagcgaagcttcgagggctaatatgctagttttaagaacatcaaatttccaaggggcaactatcagaccggtagttccgagacataaacactctattgtctttattgttcactactaaattttcttccgcgcgccagctcaaaaatcatgttgaattattttcaactttattagacgaaagccgtgtcagccaatgtaaaatttgaaaaagaaaacaaacaaaaaccctcttaatagaatttcgattgtttattttccataaggccgcttgtttacaaaggtattttcagcggacgactactatccatccgggtattttcctcggacgggcactatgggctgatagtgtctctccgcggacgaacactatcgcgtcacgtgatcaatttaaaccaataagaatcggagaaaatttagtggtgaactataaccaatgatagacccacaatggctctatctgattccttttcaacaacaacaaccacaacaactactatggtatgtgttaccacaaaacacaatatacagtaactcaaatatctctctaattttattgttgtaagtaccgtatattcattattaagactattacaagtaggagcattctcagaagttaatatccaaacccatgctcagcaagagaaagactacaataacatacagctgtattaatgaaagtaagacagtttacttgaattaaaaaactaaattatatttgcttgttcaaacactgacttagaaggtgtggcaagtaaataattatcgtcccttttctagacaattttgaagagctgtttggaaaccatcttgtattaatcactgacatgctcacatctgtgatgtttaatttgcagtaatactgttgtcatcatgcaggaactcatgcaggaaaaaatgagagatgaataacaaccctggcttttttcatgacaaaaccaataaaatattcaacgctgacatcctcatcacaatctctgaaaacaatctggaatgttgcttgccatgcatggtttgaccagatcagcacacacacacaccaggaagagttttagacttaagcactggaataagaataaatgacatgcttaagaaacaacaggaaactgatcataagtaaaacaataatattattatcacttggtcattttcatgcacagatgtcacttaagatacttgaaaaaaacatggaaatctgtgccctatttgtaaagatccctttataaaaaaactaaacagcttaactgactcccttaataagaggttttgtctaacaatgcagataaaaacagttgctcacatcttgaaagtaatgacagtcaaaatgacagccagccagatatcaacactttccacaagatttcttcaggtcagatgactgggacaatgaaatcaacagaaatctagagatcaataacctagtgtgtcctgcaaagcaacacGGAGCTGGAAAAGAGAGAGCACCAACATCTACCACacaaaccattgctcttgctgtggagaaccaggtcacagaaaaatccatggctctcatatcacatgtcagaggttaaaacttctgttttGTCAAAACCCTCCGCCTTTTAAGAGGAATTGCCCTtacggcaggttagttttgcaggttgcaggttgcaggttgcaggttgcaggttgaaatttactgtgactgttacatgaatagctaaccttaggcctaattaggcctaaagaaacgtttttaggcctaaggaggcctaaagaaacgtttttaggcctaattaggcctaattttaggtcttcaacggtgtgaccgagcaaacatggtttggcaaagataacttccatggaaacgacataaacaaataaatatttcatgcctaaaataagcttacctcttttgactttctcgttggaaacaactcggaactactgtttagtttttctgtcgagtccctgttgagcgtgagatcttgatcatctTAAAAGATCCAATAGAACTTTTCCTTCACCGCCGAATAATATgaaggtatatctatgacaaaattcaattcaCAGAAATGGCAATACAATTAGTCGAATCAGACATTCAACAAGTCAAATTTGACAAGAAGAAAGCTACTAAAGGCGAAAAGCATTAATATACGTAAAGGCATCGTATACGGAAAGGCATCGTACAGAAAGGCATCGTTCAGAAAGGCATCGTAGGGAAAGGTATCGTACACAAAGGCATCGTAGGGAAAGGTATCGTACACAAAGGCATCGTAGGGAAAGGCATCGTACACAAAGGCATCGTACGGAAAGGCATCACGCAATCCGCCGCACAATGACTCGATCTCAGACTCTCGGGGCTTCAAATATTTCCCAGCATGCAATAACGTAGCGTCAAACAAAATGGCAGAACAGTCTAGCGATCGTCAGTCTCATGCtgtttcctctctcctcaacgAAGCTATTCGGCTTCTTGAACTGACAGAagttgtccgccatcttggaaaacaCTTGTCAATCTTAAAAGGACCTCGATTATTTACTCTAAGCAGAAAGAAATACAATCGTTCTCGATTCCATTGCTCACTTGCTGTAAAATCTCTCATAATTAAGGCACGCCTTAAGTACTGAGTTAAGATGTCCCGTGGGGACAAACAAGGAACTTCTCGCTCGAAAACCATATCTCACCATTTCAAACAAGTTGTCACAAGAACCCGAGTGAGCCCTGGATTCGAATTCTATTTTTTCATGTACGATGCCTTTCCGTACGATGCCCTTGTGTACGATGCCCTTGTGTACGATGCCTTTCCGTACGATGCCTTTCCGTACGATGCCTTTCCGTACGATGCCTTTCCGTACGATGCCTTTCCGTACGATGCCTTTCCGTATACGATGCCTTTACTATATTAATGCTTTTCGCTTTAAGTAGCTTTCTTCTTGTCAAATTTGACTTGTTGAATGTCTGATTCGACTAATTGTATTGCCATTTCTGtgaattgaattttgtcatacatATACCT
This window harbors:
- the LOC137999836 gene encoding membrane-associated progesterone receptor component 2-like → MGLESAVSEIVNFIKSLSSPVQIIGLLVIVIFIRKLVQSRFRKPPPPPREKPLEPMKKRDFTPQELLEYDGVKQKRVLLAVNFKVFDVTRGKDFYGPGGPYSVFAGHDASRGLATFSVGPDAVKAECDDLSDLNSMQMDSLREWETQFMEKYDMVGRLLKPDEKHQAYDESETEEEDGKGEKKEQ